A part of Bosea sp. (in: a-proteobacteria) genomic DNA contains:
- a CDS encoding amidohydrolase family protein yields MSLTLFRNFHLLDPAISDDLAGGYEMLVEGDTVRELSDKPIKALNAAVVDCGKRTLMPGLVDCHVHVIATMVNIGQNALVPDALIAYRAARIMKGMLDRGFTTVRDLGGATYPLVEAQEQGLIEAPRLIIPGKALSQTGGHGDSRSRYDRRDPETWTRSLGSLGRLADGVDAVRMACREEIKQGAHFIKIMANGGVASPNDPIHFLGYSREEILAAVEEASNAGTYVAAHLYTDEAIRRAVECGVHSLEHCNLIQSKTAAFAAEKGAIACPTLVTYEYLGVEGPALGLDPISVGKVDTVRLAGMKSLEIMQDARLTMAFGSDLLGEMHRHQSEEFVIRGRVLPAIEVIRSTTVHAARLCRKEGKIGTLRAGAYADAVLVDGNPLKDLSLLTRQGAHLPLIMQGGRMHKNQLS; encoded by the coding sequence ATGAGCCTGACCCTGTTCCGCAACTTTCATCTGCTCGATCCCGCCATCTCCGACGATCTTGCGGGCGGCTACGAGATGCTCGTGGAGGGCGACACGGTCAGGGAGCTGTCTGACAAGCCCATCAAGGCCTTGAACGCCGCCGTGGTGGATTGCGGCAAGCGCACGCTGATGCCGGGCCTGGTCGACTGCCATGTCCACGTCATCGCCACCATGGTCAACATCGGCCAGAACGCGCTCGTGCCGGACGCGCTCATCGCCTACCGCGCCGCGCGGATCATGAAGGGCATGCTGGATCGCGGCTTCACCACCGTGCGCGATCTCGGCGGCGCGACCTACCCGCTGGTCGAGGCGCAGGAGCAGGGCCTGATCGAGGCCCCGCGCCTGATCATCCCCGGCAAGGCGCTGTCGCAGACCGGCGGCCATGGCGACAGCCGGTCGCGCTACGACCGCCGCGACCCCGAGACCTGGACGCGCTCGCTCGGCTCGCTCGGGCGGCTCGCGGACGGCGTTGACGCCGTCAGGATGGCCTGCCGCGAGGAGATCAAGCAGGGCGCCCATTTCATCAAGATCATGGCCAATGGCGGCGTCGCCTCGCCGAATGATCCGATCCACTTCCTGGGCTATTCGCGCGAGGAGATCCTTGCGGCCGTCGAGGAAGCGTCCAATGCCGGCACCTATGTCGCCGCGCACCTTTACACCGACGAAGCCATCCGTCGCGCGGTCGAGTGCGGGGTCCACAGCCTCGAGCATTGCAACCTGATCCAGTCCAAGACAGCGGCATTCGCCGCCGAGAAGGGCGCCATCGCCTGCCCCACCCTCGTGACCTACGAGTATCTCGGCGTCGAGGGGCCGGCGCTCGGCCTCGACCCGATCTCGGTGGGCAAGGTCGACACGGTGCGCCTGGCAGGGATGAAGTCGCTCGAGATCATGCAGGACGCCAGGCTCACCATGGCCTTCGGCTCCGACCTTCTTGGCGAGATGCATCGCCACCAGTCCGAGGAATTCGTCATCCGGGGCCGCGTCCTGCCGGCGATCGAGGTGATCCGCTCGACGACGGTCCATGCCGCCCGACTTTGCCGCAAGGAAGGCAAGATCGGCACGCTCCGGGCCGGCGCCTATGCCGACGCGGTCCTGGTCGACGGGAACCCGCTGAAGGACCTGTCCCTGCTGACCAGGCAGGGCGCGCATCTGCCCCTGATCATGCAAGGCGGGCGCATGCACAAGAACCAGCTCTCCTAG
- a CDS encoding RidA family protein: MQREVIEVPVISEAIRRLGAPTSALVRAGGLLFTCGMPPVDCRTGDIVKGDIAVQTRAALDALEATLTFAGSSLAHAVKTTVFITDPALMGTVNAIYRERFPAGFPARTSAGVNPWPAPFDIEIECIAVIP, translated from the coding sequence ATGCAGCGCGAGGTCATCGAGGTCCCCGTCATTTCGGAGGCGATCCGCCGGCTCGGGGCTCCAACCTCCGCGCTGGTCCGCGCCGGCGGACTGCTCTTCACCTGCGGAATGCCGCCCGTCGATTGCAGGACGGGCGACATCGTCAAGGGCGACATCGCGGTCCAGACGCGGGCCGCGCTCGACGCGCTGGAGGCGACCCTCACTTTTGCCGGCTCATCACTGGCCCATGCGGTGAAGACCACGGTGTTCATTACCGATCCTGCGCTCATGGGCACGGTCAACGCGATCTATCGCGAGCGATTTCCTGCCGGGTTTCCGGCGCGCACCAGCGCCGGCGTCAATCCGTGGCCGGCGCCCTTCGACATCGAGATCGAATGCATTGCGGTCATTCCCTAA
- a CDS encoding LysR family transcriptional regulator gives MSINFEILDLRAFLAVLEHRSFRRAAFELHLSQPALSRRIKNLEDTIGTVLIERSTRHVAPTRIGQALQPLVKRLLDEFEDSILSISDLRRNQTGRVTIASIPTAAFYFLPRVLQDFRAAHPGIKFRIFDLGAIEGLEAVLRGEVEFGINITGAGRADLCFTPLLEDVFVLACRRDHTLAAATRLSWKDLIGYPLIGVSQSSGNRAILDRALASAEVRLDWMYEVNHLSTSLGFVEAGLGIAVLPKLATPQSGHPLIATVPIVDPVVSRTIGIVERQGARLSPAAARFKETLVQQWGRSGAG, from the coding sequence ATGAGCATTAATTTCGAGATTCTCGACCTTCGGGCCTTTCTGGCGGTTTTGGAGCACCGCTCGTTCCGCCGCGCTGCATTTGAGTTGCACTTGTCCCAGCCCGCCTTGTCCCGCCGGATCAAGAATCTGGAGGACACCATCGGCACGGTTCTGATCGAGCGCTCGACACGGCATGTCGCGCCGACCCGGATCGGCCAAGCACTGCAACCATTGGTGAAGCGACTTCTGGATGAGTTCGAGGACTCGATTCTGTCGATCAGCGATCTGAGGCGCAACCAGACTGGCCGCGTCACGATTGCATCCATACCCACTGCGGCCTTCTACTTCCTGCCAAGGGTTCTTCAGGATTTCCGCGCCGCACATCCTGGCATCAAGTTCCGCATTTTCGATCTGGGCGCAATCGAGGGCCTGGAAGCTGTTTTACGTGGTGAGGTGGAATTCGGCATCAACATCACCGGAGCAGGCAGGGCGGACCTCTGCTTCACACCGCTTCTGGAAGATGTGTTCGTGTTGGCATGCCGCCGGGATCACACGCTCGCGGCAGCAACGCGATTGAGCTGGAAGGACCTGATTGGTTATCCGCTCATCGGTGTAAGCCAGTCGAGCGGCAACCGTGCGATCCTGGATCGAGCGCTGGCCTCCGCCGAGGTTCGGCTGGACTGGATGTATGAAGTCAATCATTTGTCGACCTCGTTGGGCTTTGTGGAGGCCGGGCTCGGCATCGCAGTCCTGCCTAAGCTTGCCACTCCGCAGTCGGGGCATCCGCTTATCGCAACTGTCCCGATAGTCGATCCGGTCGTGAGCCGAACGATTGGAATCGTGGAACGTCAGGGTGCACGGCTATCGCCGGCTGCGGCACGCTTCAAGGAGACATTGGTGCAGCAGTGGGGCCGCAGCGGGGCCGGGTGA
- a CDS encoding 4-oxalomesaconate tautomerase: MDDLVRIPCVLMRGGTSRGPFFLASHLPQDRAARDAVLIEAMGSGHFLQIDGIGGGNPLTSKVAIVGPASRPEADVDYLFAQVDVMGRSVDTSPNCGNMLAGVGPFAIEAGLVRPQAERTTVRIHNVNTGALVAAQVSTPGGRVAYGGDASIDGVPGTAAPVLLGFEDVVGLRTGRLIPTETPIVSLHGVDVTLIDSAMPLVVARAEDFGFVGTETPEQLDRETDFKRKLELVRRAAGVALGFGRVDDLVVPKPVLVARPGAGGHLAARYFMPHVCHTAIATTGAVGLALAASVRGTIVNEITGDIAPPVVIVIEHPSGRIEVTLEQQAGAEKPTAYIVRTARRLFEGSVLVRGIGDRPTTAI, from the coding sequence ATGGACGACCTCGTTCGCATACCATGCGTGCTCATGCGGGGCGGCACCTCCAGAGGGCCGTTCTTCCTCGCATCGCATCTTCCTCAAGATCGCGCGGCGAGAGATGCGGTGCTGATCGAAGCGATGGGTTCCGGGCATTTCCTCCAGATAGACGGGATCGGTGGCGGCAACCCGCTGACAAGCAAGGTCGCCATCGTTGGTCCGGCGAGCCGCCCGGAGGCCGACGTTGATTATCTGTTCGCCCAGGTCGACGTGATGGGTCGCTCCGTCGACACTTCGCCAAACTGCGGCAACATGCTCGCAGGGGTAGGCCCTTTCGCCATCGAAGCGGGCCTCGTTCGCCCCCAGGCTGAACGGACCACGGTCCGCATCCACAATGTGAACACCGGCGCGCTTGTTGCAGCGCAAGTTTCGACACCAGGCGGCCGCGTCGCATACGGTGGCGATGCAAGCATAGACGGTGTTCCGGGAACGGCCGCGCCGGTGTTGCTGGGCTTTGAGGATGTGGTGGGTCTGCGCACCGGCCGCCTCATCCCAACCGAGACGCCGATCGTCTCGCTGCACGGCGTCGATGTGACGCTGATCGACTCCGCGATGCCCTTGGTCGTCGCACGTGCGGAGGACTTCGGGTTCGTGGGCACAGAGACGCCGGAGCAACTCGATCGGGAGACCGACTTCAAGCGCAAGCTGGAGCTTGTACGTCGCGCAGCCGGGGTTGCCCTGGGCTTTGGCCGGGTCGATGATCTCGTCGTCCCGAAGCCGGTGCTTGTGGCTCGGCCAGGTGCCGGTGGGCACCTTGCTGCGAGATACTTCATGCCGCATGTTTGCCATACCGCCATTGCGACCACTGGCGCCGTCGGACTCGCGCTCGCCGCCTCTGTACGAGGCACGATCGTGAATGAGATCACCGGAGACATAGCCCCCCCGGTGGTGATCGTTATCGAACATCCGAGCGGTCGCATTGAGGTGACGCTGGAGCAGCAGGCGGGCGCGGAGAAGCCAACGGCCTACATCGTCCGCACCGCGCGGCGGCTCTTCGAGGGGTCCGTGCTTGTTCGCGGGATCGGAGATCGGCCAACCACGGCAATTTAG
- a CDS encoding tripartite tricarboxylate transporter substrate binding protein — protein MLTRRHVLLGGSAASILASPVFGQGAYPTKPITLIVSYAAGGGTDAIARVFAQRLETVLNGRVIVENRPGAAANLGTEAVAAAAPDGYTLLIGNQGPMVVNPHLFRRLRSDPATTLDPIALIADAGLVVVVGPRLQATTLGDLVRLAKTRQLVYGSAGNASASHLAALLLGQVAQFNARHVPYRGAGPALNDLVGGHIDFMVTTIPSAVGLIEGRQLTALAVTTEARFPSLPNLPTAQEAGVANYTASAWYGLLGPRGLPGAIRERLEAATQETLRDPTVLARLSDDGAIPSRKGAREFGEFMSRERERWGQIVSSANITLE, from the coding sequence ATGCTTACGCGACGTCATGTGCTGCTCGGGGGCTCAGCCGCCTCCATTCTGGCCAGCCCGGTGTTCGGCCAGGGCGCCTACCCAACCAAGCCGATTACGCTGATCGTATCCTACGCGGCCGGTGGTGGGACGGATGCCATCGCGCGGGTGTTCGCGCAGCGGCTGGAGACGGTCCTGAATGGTCGGGTGATTGTCGAGAACCGTCCAGGCGCGGCGGCCAATCTTGGCACGGAGGCTGTGGCTGCAGCTGCCCCGGACGGATACACGCTCCTGATCGGCAACCAGGGCCCGATGGTGGTGAACCCGCATCTGTTCCGCCGCTTGCGCTCAGATCCGGCAACAACGCTCGACCCCATCGCTTTGATCGCTGATGCAGGCCTCGTCGTCGTCGTCGGCCCGCGGCTGCAGGCTACAACGCTTGGCGACCTGGTCCGCCTGGCCAAGACCCGCCAATTGGTTTACGGCTCCGCGGGCAATGCGTCTGCAAGTCATCTGGCAGCGCTCCTGCTCGGACAGGTCGCCCAGTTCAACGCGCGCCATGTGCCCTATCGGGGCGCCGGACCTGCACTCAACGACCTCGTCGGCGGCCACATCGACTTCATGGTGACGACTATCCCGTCCGCTGTAGGCCTTATCGAGGGCCGCCAGCTCACGGCGCTTGCAGTGACGACCGAGGCGCGTTTCCCAAGCCTTCCGAACTTGCCGACAGCGCAAGAAGCCGGCGTGGCAAACTACACGGCCTCAGCATGGTATGGGCTTCTGGGCCCGCGCGGATTGCCTGGGGCCATCCGCGAGCGGTTGGAGGCGGCGACGCAAGAGACACTTCGTGACCCCACGGTCTTGGCGCGTTTGTCCGATGATGGCGCCATCCCATCCAGAAAGGGCGCGCGTGAGTTCGGCGAGTTCATGTCCCGCGAGCGCGAGCGCTGGGGACAGATCGTCAGCAGCGCCAACATCACGCTTGAGTGA
- a CDS encoding tripartite tricarboxylate transporter TctB family protein, whose amino-acid sequence MAEVSDGPPPAAARGLRSRDFIAGLALLLVGGGALLGSMELPIKTSSGVGSGLLPVSLSLIMMALGVAQIALSWRTGSPVFSGWPWRGTITLLGAIVVFAITIRGVSLGPLQLPALGLVIAGPLTVFIAGMATSDTRLGQLGLLSAGLSAFCLLLFRYGLGQPIPVAPWLIGY is encoded by the coding sequence ATGGCGGAGGTGAGCGACGGACCGCCGCCCGCTGCGGCGCGGGGATTGCGTTCGAGGGATTTCATTGCCGGTTTGGCTCTGCTGCTCGTCGGTGGCGGAGCGTTGCTGGGTTCGATGGAACTGCCGATCAAGACGAGTTCAGGGGTAGGATCGGGCCTGCTGCCCGTTTCGCTGTCCCTGATCATGATGGCTCTTGGCGTGGCGCAGATCGCACTTTCGTGGCGGACCGGCAGCCCGGTCTTTTCGGGCTGGCCGTGGCGCGGGACGATTACGCTTCTCGGGGCCATCGTGGTCTTCGCGATCACCATCCGCGGCGTTAGCCTCGGTCCCCTGCAATTGCCGGCGCTTGGTCTGGTTATCGCGGGGCCGCTGACGGTATTCATCGCCGGCATGGCGACGTCGGACACTCGTCTCGGACAACTCGGCCTGTTGTCGGCCGGCCTGTCCGCCTTCTGCCTCCTGCTCTTCCGATACGGGCTGGGACAGCCGATCCCCGTTGCTCCCTGGCTGATAGGATACTGA
- a CDS encoding tripartite tricarboxylate transporter permease, giving the protein MGDVIGNLGLGFSVALTFKNIGLCFLGCLIGTLVGVLPGVGPVATIAILLPITMSLDPTGALIMLAGIYYGAQYGGSTTAILVNIPGEATAVVTALDGHQMARRGEAGLALGLAAIGSFIAGTIATLLIAALAAPMTRLGLLFGPSEYFALMIMGLVFAVVLARGSVLKAVAMIVFGVLLSCVGTDLETGRERLTFGVHHLYDGIEFVVIAMGLFGFAEILKNLADPEKRDVARTRIGRLLPTAAEIKGNLPAILRGTTLGSVLGILPGNGAILAPFASYAIEKRLSPEPETFGKGAQAGVSGPESANNAGAQTSFIPLLTLGLPPNAVMALMVGAMLIQGIVPGPQVIDRNPQLFWGLIASMWVGNVMLLVINLPLIGIWVKLLAVPYRLLFPAIVLFCCIGVYSLSNDATAVVMTGLFGLLGYALHRLDFEPAPLALGFVLGKLLEEKLRQALIISDGDPTTFVGSPVSASLLAIAAFAMLTALLPQVRRGRETAFKEG; this is encoded by the coding sequence ATGGGCGACGTCATCGGCAATCTCGGCCTTGGCTTCTCGGTCGCGCTGACATTCAAGAATATCGGCCTCTGTTTCCTCGGATGTCTGATCGGCACACTTGTCGGCGTCCTGCCAGGTGTGGGCCCAGTCGCGACGATCGCGATCCTGCTGCCGATCACCATGTCGTTGGACCCCACTGGCGCCCTCATCATGCTTGCCGGGATCTACTACGGCGCGCAGTATGGCGGCTCGACGACGGCCATCCTCGTCAACATACCGGGCGAGGCGACGGCCGTCGTCACCGCGCTGGACGGGCACCAGATGGCAAGGAGGGGCGAAGCTGGGCTTGCGCTTGGACTTGCGGCTATCGGCTCGTTCATCGCCGGGACCATCGCGACGCTTCTGATCGCGGCCCTTGCTGCGCCGATGACCCGGCTGGGCCTCCTGTTCGGACCTTCCGAGTATTTCGCATTGATGATCATGGGCCTCGTGTTCGCGGTGGTTCTTGCGCGCGGCTCGGTGCTGAAGGCGGTCGCCATGATCGTCTTCGGGGTGCTGCTTTCATGTGTCGGCACCGATCTGGAGACCGGTCGGGAACGCCTTACATTCGGCGTCCACCATCTCTACGATGGAATAGAGTTCGTGGTTATTGCGATGGGCCTGTTCGGCTTCGCCGAGATCCTCAAGAACCTTGCGGATCCCGAAAAGCGGGATGTCGCGCGAACGAGGATCGGTCGCCTGCTCCCAACAGCAGCCGAGATCAAGGGTAACCTGCCGGCGATCCTGCGCGGCACCACGCTGGGGTCCGTTCTTGGCATTCTGCCCGGCAACGGGGCTATCCTTGCGCCATTTGCAAGCTATGCGATCGAGAAGCGCCTTTCTCCTGAACCAGAGACGTTCGGCAAGGGCGCCCAGGCCGGTGTGTCGGGTCCGGAGTCGGCCAATAATGCGGGCGCGCAAACGTCCTTCATACCGTTGCTTACTCTTGGCCTGCCGCCAAACGCGGTGATGGCCTTGATGGTTGGCGCGATGCTCATTCAGGGCATCGTTCCCGGACCTCAGGTGATCGACCGGAATCCCCAGCTCTTCTGGGGGCTGATCGCCTCGATGTGGGTCGGCAACGTCATGCTGCTTGTCATCAACCTGCCGCTGATCGGCATTTGGGTGAAACTGCTGGCCGTTCCTTATCGCCTGCTGTTCCCGGCGATCGTGCTGTTCTGCTGCATCGGAGTCTACTCGCTCTCAAACGATGCGACGGCTGTTGTCATGACGGGTCTGTTCGGGCTGCTTGGCTATGCGCTGCACAGGCTCGACTTCGAGCCGGCGCCGTTGGCGCTGGGGTTCGTGCTCGGCAAGCTTCTCGAAGAAAAGCTGAGACAGGCTCTGATCATATCGGACGGCGATCCGACGACATTTGTCGGCAGCCCAGTCTCGGCGAGCCTGCTCGCCATCGCAGCTTTTGCTATGTTGACGGCGCTTCTGCCTCAGGTCCGGCGAGGGCGGGAGACCGCCTTCAAGGAAGGGTAG
- a CDS encoding transcriptional repressor, with the protein MIDRARAFAVARKIPFTEMRARVLTVLAREEKPLTAYEITDRLSVPKKVQAVQVYRALDFLQEAGCVHRLASKASYFACDHEHHPGEAVVFMVCSQCGTVQEAPSDLVARGLLGAAEHAGFKPVHPIVELEGECARCLDAKAA; encoded by the coding sequence ATGATTGACCGCGCCCGCGCGTTTGCAGTTGCGCGGAAAATCCCGTTCACCGAGATGCGAGCGCGCGTTCTGACCGTGCTGGCCCGCGAGGAAAAGCCACTCACCGCTTATGAGATCACGGATCGCCTCAGCGTCCCGAAGAAAGTCCAGGCGGTTCAGGTCTACCGCGCGCTCGACTTCCTTCAGGAGGCCGGCTGCGTCCACCGGCTCGCATCAAAGGCGTCGTATTTTGCATGCGATCATGAGCATCACCCTGGTGAAGCCGTGGTGTTCATGGTGTGCAGCCAATGCGGCACGGTGCAGGAAGCGCCATCGGATCTGGTGGCCCGAGGTCTCCTGGGCGCAGCTGAACATGCTGGCTTCAAGCCTGTTCATCCAATCGTGGAGCTGGAAGGCGAATGCGCGCGGTGCCTGGACGCAAAAGCGGCATGA
- a CDS encoding class I SAM-dependent methyltransferase, with protein sequence MTASTPITEPAPRSNFGLKDEIRAYWTKRAETFDHSWGHKIRTAGELEAWCALFRDHGAIRAGFKVLELASGTGEVTRALVQLGCRIDAIDLCETMIERAKAKHPASPVQFHLADAENTMMPDSAYDLVVTRHLVWTLTAPAAALADWFRVLKPGQRVVIVDGDWVRAGPRARFLKRLSALLDRLGGKKPLWDQAAHERIMNQLPFRDGLTRETLIALLRDAGFVSILSDDLTSVRRHQWRAASWSERLRLLATYEGSTFIVSAAKPTSAAA encoded by the coding sequence ATGACCGCTTCGACACCGATCACCGAACCCGCTCCTCGCAGCAATTTCGGCCTCAAGGACGAAATTCGGGCCTACTGGACCAAGCGCGCCGAAACCTTCGACCACTCCTGGGGCCACAAGATCCGTACAGCCGGCGAGCTCGAAGCCTGGTGCGCGCTCTTTCGGGATCATGGTGCGATCAGAGCCGGGTTCAAGGTGCTTGAGCTTGCCTCCGGCACAGGCGAGGTGACGCGCGCGCTTGTCCAGCTGGGCTGCAGGATCGACGCGATCGATCTCTGCGAAACGATGATCGAGCGCGCGAAAGCCAAGCATCCAGCTTCTCCCGTTCAGTTCCATCTCGCCGACGCCGAGAACACCATGATGCCGGACTCGGCTTACGACCTCGTGGTCACGCGGCATCTGGTCTGGACCTTGACCGCCCCCGCCGCCGCGCTCGCCGACTGGTTCCGCGTGCTTAAGCCCGGACAGCGCGTGGTGATCGTGGATGGCGATTGGGTGCGGGCAGGCCCCCGCGCCAGGTTCCTGAAGCGCCTGTCGGCGCTGCTCGATCGCCTCGGTGGCAAAAAACCTCTTTGGGATCAGGCGGCCCACGAGCGCATCATGAACCAATTGCCGTTTCGGGACGGCCTGACGCGAGAAACGCTGATCGCCCTGCTGCGCGACGCGGGCTTTGTCTCCATTCTTTCGGACGATCTGACCTCCGTTCGTCGTCATCAATGGCGCGCCGCTTCCTGGTCCGAGCGGCTTCGCCTGCTCGCGACCTATGAAGGCAGCACCTTCATCGTCAGCGCCGCAAAGCCAACCAGCGCCGCAGCCTGA
- a CDS encoding ABC transporter substrate-binding protein, with translation MTSTPITRRSALALAASATALAFPSLASAQEVGVLRVAAPWEWTSNEPTETGYIMTRMQIAETLVMVEPDGKLVGGIAESWTVADDGLTWRFKIRSGAVFHDGTPVTAEAAAASLRRSLAGESMQQIPVDQLTVEGDTLVLKTRTPFSHLPAVLVDYASVILAPASWGADGKVSRVIATGPFRITSIDGKTVIELERFDRYWGEKPKVARARYTAIPNGDTRTNVAIAGDQDIIFTTVPAATPRIDAAGQMKVESLTIPRVRVMAFNSGLPQFADVRVRRAINMAIDRRGIASAVLRHPGSAATQLLPAAVPAWHDESLPAYPFDVAGANALLDQAGWTRGADGVRAKEGARLSAKVLTLANRPELAVMATAIQAQLKTIGMELSIEPSPSAAIPAAIQAGTMQMTMVARTYVNVPEVIATIIPDFTRERSTWGTLNWPGRDRVKALTDEYVQSFDESRKATLRKDILKIIRDEVPVAAIAWFEHTVAVNKRVKGLVIDPFETRYMLQKVSLG, from the coding sequence ATGACCAGCACTCCGATCACCCGCCGCTCGGCGCTGGCGCTTGCCGCTTCGGCAACAGCACTCGCCTTCCCCTCGCTCGCCTCCGCTCAGGAGGTGGGCGTCCTGCGCGTCGCTGCTCCCTGGGAATGGACATCGAACGAACCCACCGAGACCGGCTACATCATGACCCGGATGCAGATCGCCGAGACGCTGGTGATGGTCGAGCCGGATGGCAAGCTGGTCGGCGGCATTGCGGAGAGCTGGACGGTGGCCGATGACGGACTGACCTGGCGCTTCAAGATCCGGTCGGGCGCCGTCTTTCACGACGGCACGCCGGTGACGGCGGAAGCTGCGGCAGCAAGCCTCAGGCGTTCGCTCGCCGGAGAGAGCATGCAGCAGATCCCGGTCGATCAGCTGACCGTCGAGGGTGATACGTTGGTCCTCAAGACCAGGACGCCCTTCAGCCATCTCCCTGCTGTGCTGGTGGATTATGCCTCGGTCATTCTTGCGCCAGCCTCGTGGGGGGCAGATGGCAAGGTGAGCCGCGTCATAGCTACCGGCCCGTTCCGCATCACATCGATCGACGGGAAGACCGTGATCGAGCTTGAACGCTTCGACCGCTACTGGGGCGAGAAGCCAAAGGTCGCGCGCGCCCGCTACACCGCGATTCCCAATGGCGACACGCGCACCAATGTCGCGATCGCCGGTGATCAGGACATTATCTTCACGACGGTGCCAGCTGCGACTCCGCGCATCGATGCGGCGGGACAGATGAAGGTCGAGAGCCTCACCATTCCGCGCGTACGGGTCATGGCGTTCAATTCGGGGCTGCCGCAATTTGCGGATGTGCGCGTACGCCGCGCCATCAACATGGCCATTGACCGCAGGGGTATCGCCTCGGCTGTCCTGCGCCATCCCGGATCGGCAGCGACACAGCTGCTGCCTGCGGCCGTGCCCGCCTGGCATGACGAAAGCCTGCCGGCCTATCCTTTCGACGTGGCTGGAGCGAATGCACTGCTCGATCAGGCTGGCTGGACACGCGGTGCCGACGGTGTGCGCGCGAAGGAGGGTGCGCGCCTTTCCGCGAAGGTGCTCACCCTCGCCAATCGTCCTGAACTTGCCGTGATGGCGACCGCGATCCAGGCGCAACTCAAGACCATCGGCATGGAACTGTCGATTGAGCCGAGCCCCTCGGCGGCCATTCCCGCCGCGATTCAGGCTGGAACCATGCAGATGACCATGGTTGCGCGCACCTATGTCAACGTGCCCGAAGTCATCGCCACGATCATCCCGGATTTCACCCGCGAGCGCTCGACCTGGGGCACGCTGAACTGGCCCGGCCGTGACCGCGTCAAGGCGCTCACCGACGAGTATGTCCAGAGCTTCGACGAGAGCCGCAAGGCAACGTTGCGAAAGGATATCCTGAAAATTATCCGGGACGAGGTGCCGGTCGCGGCTATTGCCTGGTTCGAGCACACGGTTGCTGTCAACAAGCGGGTGAAGGGCCTTGTCATCGATCCGTTCGAAACGCGCTACATGCTGCAGAAGGTGAGCCTCGGTTGA
- a CDS encoding DMT family transporter: MAGIVGGAGAGIALRLLATLFFSLMSLSVRLASVEAPVGQIVFWRSAVALVPILVYLAWRGQLRHGLRTERPLGHVKRSLYGCAAMFFSFLSIAHLPLALATALSFLAPLIVVPLAIATLGERPGIVVVAATLLGFLGVGLMLWPAMVGPELAVGTLIGVGAGLACAATTALAKTEIKRLTATEAPAAIAFYFAVVCAACGLATWPFGWADVGHTALLALIASGLFGGFAHIAMTEAVARAPVSTLAPFEYTAMIWAILFDLAVFALWPEPISLLGALLIVIAAACVAVADRIGARLKGVPA, from the coding sequence ATGGCCGGGATTGTTGGTGGAGCAGGCGCAGGGATTGCCTTGCGCCTGCTCGCCACGCTGTTCTTCTCGCTGATGAGCCTGTCGGTGCGTTTGGCCTCCGTCGAGGCGCCGGTCGGCCAGATCGTCTTCTGGCGCAGCGCGGTCGCGCTCGTGCCGATCCTCGTCTATCTCGCCTGGCGCGGTCAGCTTCGCCATGGGCTCAGGACCGAGCGGCCGCTCGGCCATGTGAAGCGCAGCCTCTACGGCTGTGCGGCGATGTTCTTCTCCTTCCTCTCGATTGCGCATCTGCCGTTGGCGCTTGCGACCGCGCTGTCCTTCCTTGCTCCGCTCATCGTCGTACCGCTCGCCATCGCGACGCTGGGCGAGCGTCCGGGGATCGTTGTGGTGGCTGCGACGCTTCTCGGCTTCCTCGGCGTCGGGCTGATGCTCTGGCCAGCAATGGTGGGACCGGAACTCGCGGTCGGCACGCTGATCGGCGTGGGCGCTGGGCTTGCCTGCGCTGCAACCACCGCGCTCGCCAAGACCGAGATCAAGCGCCTGACGGCGACCGAAGCGCCGGCGGCAATTGCGTTCTATTTCGCGGTGGTCTGCGCGGCCTGCGGGCTGGCCACCTGGCCATTTGGTTGGGCCGATGTCGGGCACACAGCGCTCCTCGCGCTGATCGCTTCGGGCCTGTTCGGCGGCTTTGCGCATATCGCCATGACGGAGGCTGTGGCACGCGCGCCGGTGTCGACGCTGGCGCCGTTCGAGTACACGGCGATGATCTGGGCCATCCTGTTCGACCTCGCCGTTTTCGCGCTCTGGCCGGAGCCTATCAGCCTGCTCGGCGCGCTGCTCATCGTGATCGCTGCGGCCTGCGTCGCCGTCGCCGACCGGATCGGCGCGCGGCTGAAGGGCGTGCCGGCATGA